One genomic window of Candidatus Zixiibacteriota bacterium includes the following:
- the rplC gene encoding 50S ribosomal protein L3, whose product MNEIYGKKLGMTRVFVDDGEAVPVSVIEAGPCIVIDRKTTERDGYESTKVGFGEKKEKYINQPQLGVFKKAGVKPSRYVKELQAGPDIKVGDEIKVAILKKGERVDITGISKGLGFQGAMRRHGFSGAQTTHGQSDRMRAPGSIGSSSYPSRVFKGMHMAGKTGKDRVTVLNLEVVQVIEDQNLLLVKGAVPGKKGTLLKIRKTNRAREIGR is encoded by the coding sequence ATGAATGAAATTTACGGAAAGAAATTAGGCATGACTCGGGTCTTTGTCGATGACGGTGAGGCGGTTCCCGTATCTGTTATCGAGGCCGGTCCCTGCATCGTGATAGACCGAAAAACGACCGAGCGCGACGGCTATGAGTCCACCAAGGTCGGTTTTGGCGAGAAAAAGGAAAAATATATCAATCAGCCGCAGCTGGGAGTATTTAAAAAGGCCGGGGTCAAACCGTCCCGTTATGTCAAAGAACTTCAGGCTGGCCCGGATATCAAGGTCGGCGATGAAATAAAAGTCGCCATCTTAAAGAAGGGGGAACGGGTTGATATTACCGGGATTTCCAAAGGCCTCGGTTTCCAGGGAGCCATGAGAAGGCACGGTTTCTCTGGTGCCCAGACTACTCACGGCCAGTCCGATCGGATGAGAGCGCCCGGATCAATCGGCTCATCATCGTATCCGTCGCGTGTTTTTAAAGGGATGCACATGGCCGGAAAGACAGGGAAAGATCGCGTGACTGTTCTTAATCTTGAGGTTGTGCAGGTTATCGAAGACCAGAATCTCCTTCTGGTCAAAGGTGCTGTTCCGGGTAAAAA
- the rpsJ gene encoding 30S ribosomal protein S10 produces MSGQKIRIKLKAYDHYSLDRSTKEIARTVLRTGARIAGPIPLPTKRTVYTVLRSPHVDKKSREQFETRIHKRLIDIYESTPQTVDALMKLDLPAGVDVEIKT; encoded by the coding sequence ATGAGTGGCCAGAAAATTAGAATTAAGCTAAAGGCATACGATCACTATTCGCTGGATAGATCGACCAAGGAAATTGCTCGAACGGTTTTGCGGACGGGTGCTCGTATTGCCGGGCCTATTCCACTTCCGACAAAACGTACTGTATATACTGTTTTGCGCTCGCCGCATGTTGACAAGAAATCGCGGGAGCAATTTGAAACAAGAATACACAAGCGGCTGATCGATATTTATGAATCAACCCCGCAAACGGTTGACGCTTTGATGAAACTCGATTTGCCGGCCGGTGTTGATGTGGAAATAAAGACTTGA